In Colletotrichum lupini chromosome 6, complete sequence, a single window of DNA contains:
- a CDS encoding reverse transcriptase gives MVAIRSQGRTARRLRTLTTNTDACKSPCLEHSQPQIPTPPSASSPSAEGQHVQIPSSPAAAVATIPGLRHTFASLSTSTEAHHYTLEHLDILQANLIKFANDWGIIDHEDKPSLDKKGKQKQGVRRVAFYVHKSINLNSWRVEWDVPHGEGYIAMLVLRLDNDSEIKIYNVYNRKPGKSFIMKNFFAACRNLDNCFILGDFNAHHKDWSLPDPKGKRPKGNTHGRTLNSAAKKAGMRCLVCKIPTYRSGSKQSTIDLVWAGKELRRRNPKVRVEDARGFHEDHCVIYTTLDARVSQDGSRKWKFDRMNSVDKAKFRKKVGATLRLLRDSDKSLPDLSSPSRINLFASDIINAVQLATETCVESQVRNPNTPRKQLPLTPAIRDHLAQERIAMSKLRRMTVGKRPYQKQLQVLEALHSKSNRLMRLEGRKHWRCRAAIQSFQDPGLWSLVRWAQRRSKMQRPPHMPMFKSTVNNQTTICGSSEENAKVFRDSIWEKTRDCPPDEVPQGGTSNLLHTGCQIPAAPASPAGGPDSTPVCCNTPTTPSLPESVSESVPATPAESQGPSSPASDSTSFAPPPGVDPAHWAAALSRERAKTEGQRKARAEVRARHAAQKKAEVKRKEIERLIKIMGHDKPPLIMENHVANVIKRLKTGKSPGPDEEPTTMLRMPGYISMEFYVDIGIPQGSPLSPILFTFFAARIIEMFDEENPKEDRVFALSYVDDTYIVVTSKDYARNCELIEKWHQRVLEWAAPRGINFSPAKYSVMHFRKPGDRGEPYEGVPNIPNLAKDSLVKERLTKRKKRAVLRKKRQDPAKRQDPALRNDDDDDEEEEELGGLRILGIQVDHKLTWADHIDSIERKVETKMNSLRGLHQSTWGPGFHQMRKIYLTSVRSIISYGCAAWFLFGDNHMMKYHLTQALVDRLHSLQAQCLRMLAGAFGSTPGAVLQKELNIEPITVHLLRLATCQRARALDGDDPGLMESLHNRFYSRHRSDKFDKQPYRVAYYYARAVASEVGTEYDHTTRTRNLERPEWSRLDIMHRKIAIGKYVQRQSNLFCAELWRDYCEQRQIAPTS, from the exons ATGGTTGCCATTCGCTCACAAGGCCGCACGGCCCGTCGTCTTCGGACCTTGACGACGAATACAGATGCT TGCAAGTCTCCTTGCCTCGAGCACAGCCAGCCACAAATACCCACTCCACCCTCAGCATCGAGTCCCTCCGCGGAAGGGCAACATGTCCAGATACCTTCCAGTCCG GCCGCCGCGGTTGCCACCATACCGGGGCTTCGCCACACGTTTGCCTCTCTTTCCACCAGCACGGAAGCCCATCACTACACCCTGGAACACCTCGACATACTGCAGGCCAAC cttataaaattcgctaa CGACTGGGGCATCATCGACCACGAAGACAAGCCATCCCTCGACAAAAAGGGGAAGCAGAAACAAGGCGTCCGGCGCGTGGCATTTTACGTCCACAAATCGATCAACTTGAACTCTTGGAGGGTTGAGTGGGATGTGCCGCACGGCGAGGGATACATCGCCATGTTGGTGCTCCGTCTTGATAACGACAGCGAAATCAAGATCTACAACGTCTACAACCGCAAGCCGGGCAAGTCCTTCATCATGAAGAACTTTTTTGCCGCATGTCGGAACCTCGACAATTGTTTCATCCTTGGCGACTTCAACGCCCATCATAAGGACTGGTCTCTTCCTGACCCCAAGGGGAAAAGGCCAAAAGGGAATACACATGGCAGAACTCTCAACTCAGCGGCAAAGAAAGCAGGGATGCGTTGCCTCGTCTGCAAGATCCCTACATATCGGAGTGGTTCTAAACAATCAACCATTGACTTGGTCTGGGCTGGAAAGGAACTCCGTCGTCGAAATCCAAAGGTCCGAGTTGAGGATGCTCGTGGGTTCCACGAGGACCATTGTGTCATCTACACCACTCTGGACGCTCGAGTTAGTCAGGACGGTAGTAGGAAGTGGAAATTTGATCGCATGAACAGTGTGGACAAAGCGAAATTCAGGAAGAAGGTGGGCGCTACACTGCGTCTTCTGCGAGACTCTGACAAATCCTTGCCGGACCTGTCTTCCCCATCGCGCATCAATCTTTTCGCCTCGGATATTATCAACGCTGTTCAGCTTGCAACCGAAACTTGCGTCGAGAGTCAAGTGCGGAACCCAAACACGCCTCGGAAACAACTACCGCTTACACCCGCTATACGAGACCATCTTGCACAAGAGAGAATTGCCATGAGCAAATTGCGCCGGATGACAGTTGGAAAGCGACCATACCAGAAACAGCTACAAGTTCTTGAAGCCCTCCACAGCAAAAGCAATCGTCTGATGAGACTCGAAGGCAGGAAGCATTGGCGGTGCAGAGCTGCCATTCAGTCTTTCCAGGACCCAGGGCTATGGTCGCTGGTGAGGTGGGCGCAACGTCGTAGCAAGATGCAGCGACCACCGCATATGCCCATGTTCAAATCTACCGTAAACAATCAGACCACCATTTGCGGTAGCTCAGAGGAGAATGCCAAGGTTTTCCGGGATTCGATATGGGAGAAAACGCGCGATTGTCCCCCTGACGAGGTCCCGCAGGGTGGGACGTCGAATCTGCTGCACACTGGGTGCCAGATTCCGGCCGCTCCAGCAAGTCCTGCTGGGGGCCCTGATTCGACGCCTGTATGCTGCAACACGCCCACCACACCATCCCTTCCCGAAAGCGTTTCCGAAAGCGTTCCCGCCACACCAGCAGAGTCGCAAGGTCCTTCTTCCCCTGCATCAGACTCAACCTCTTTTGCACCTCCGCCTGGGGTCGACCCAGCCCATTGGGCTGCTGCCTTGTCCAGGGAGAGAGCCAAGACTGAGGGTCAGAGAAAAGCCAGAGCTGAAGTCAGGGCTAGGCACGCCGCCCAAAAGAAGGCCGAGGTCAAACGCAAGGAGATTGAGAGGCTCATCAAGATAATGGGACATGACAAGCCTCCACTCATTATGGAGAATCATGTCGCCAATGTCATCAAACGCCTCAAGACCGGCAAGAGTCCAGGCCCTGACGAA GAGCCTACGACCAT GCTCCGAATGCCGGGCTATATTTCGATGGAGTTTTACGTTGACATTGGTATTCCTCAGGGAAGCCCACTATCGCCTATTCTCTTTACCTTCTTTGCTGCGCGGATCATCGAGATGTTTGACGAGGAAAACCCCAAGGAAGACCGTGTCTTTGCACTTTCATACGTCGATGATACGTACATCGTTGTTACTTCAAAGGACTATGCGAGAAATTGCGAGCTCATCGAGAAGTGGCATCAGCGAGTTCTGGAGTGGGCCGCACCGCGCGGTATCAACTTTTCTCCAGCCAAGTACAGTGTCATGCACTTTCGAAAGCCTGGTGATCGAGGTGAGCCGTACGAGGGGGTTCCCAACATTCCCAACTTGGCCAAGGACAGCCTGGTCAAGGAAAGGTTGACAAAGAGAAAGAAGAGGGCGGTTCTGAGGAAGAAGCGACAGGACCCAGCGAAGCGACAAGACCCAGCGCTTAGaaacgacgacgatgatgatgaggaggaggaggaacttGGCGGTCTTCGAATACTGGGTATTCAGGTGGATCACAAACTGACGTGGGCCGATCATATTGATAGC ATTGAGCGCAAGGTTGAGACGAAGATGAACTCGCTGCGCGGCCTGCACCAGTCAACGTGGGGACCAGGATTTCATCAGATGAGGAAGATATATCTCACTAGCGTCAGGTCGATCATCTCCTATGGCTGTGCGGCATGGTTCCTCTTTGGCGACAACCACATGATGAAGTATCATCTCACGCAAGCTCTCGTCGACCGGCTTCATTCACTGCAGGCACAATGTCTTCGGATGCTAGCTGGGGCCTTCGGTTCGACACCTGGCGCTGTTCTCCAGAAGGAGTTGAATATTGAGCCCATCACGGTTCATCTCCTAAGACTCGCGACGTGTCAACGTGCCCGTGCACTCGATGGAGACGACCCGGGCTTGATGGAGAGCTTGCATAACCGCTTCTATTCCAGACACAGGTCTGACAAGTTTGACAAACAACCTTACAGAGTCGCATACTACTATGCCAGAGCCGTGGCCAGCGAAGTAGGGACCGAATATGATCATACGACAAGGACCAGGAACCTCGAGCGCCCCGAGTGGAGTAGACTTGACATCATGCACCGGAAAATCGCCATTGGGAAATATGTCCAGCGTCAATCCAACCTGTTTTGTGCAGAGCTCTGGCGAGACTATTGCGAGCAACGCCAGAT TGCCCCGACGTCGTAA